The following coding sequences are from one uncultured Desulfobacter sp. window:
- a CDS encoding saccharopine dehydrogenase NADP-binding domain-containing protein has translation MSEKKKKIGILGGYGMIGLDACRWLIKTTPHDIIIGGRDSQKGMRAVENLDGAASFIEADVNVPSSIEAFCSACNVVVNCTGPSRLVLDAVAKIALDKEVDYVDPSGDEPLYNILCPHDATIRDKGLRFILSAGVYPGLSELLPDYIIKNTLDHVDRMEYYYCAWGELSFGSAYDYICTLEEGTGQGWVHLRDGKKEKSYFSQDMTMRFPPPVETMEIFPLLTEGLLRVAKEHNINTIHQYVSIGKNLLSSLLSIIGEKSYKTDFEKEQSARMLMESAAADMENFREDLKTAVMFHIIMDGQKNGTPQRIETNLFHPHGARLTSIVVAITALLVAQKAFKPGCHYVEKGIDVSQFMQLLKQQEINFDQAITGRL, from the coding sequence ATGTCTGAAAAGAAAAAAAAGATTGGAATTTTAGGCGGATACGGCATGATAGGTCTTGATGCATGCCGATGGCTAATTAAGACAACGCCCCATGACATCATTATAGGTGGAAGGGATAGTCAAAAGGGAATGCGTGCTGTGGAAAACCTGGATGGGGCGGCAAGCTTCATTGAAGCGGATGTGAATGTTCCATCCTCCATAGAAGCGTTTTGTTCTGCATGCAACGTGGTTGTCAACTGCACGGGTCCCTCAAGGCTCGTTCTAGATGCAGTAGCCAAAATCGCTCTTGATAAAGAAGTCGACTATGTTGATCCAAGTGGGGACGAACCCCTTTACAATATTCTTTGTCCGCATGATGCGACTATTCGCGATAAGGGCCTGCGCTTTATCCTATCAGCCGGTGTTTATCCCGGCTTGTCCGAATTGTTGCCCGACTATATCATTAAAAATACATTAGACCATGTTGATCGGATGGAATACTACTATTGTGCATGGGGAGAGCTTTCTTTTGGCTCTGCTTACGATTACATCTGCACCCTTGAGGAGGGGACTGGCCAAGGCTGGGTCCACCTTAGGGATGGGAAAAAGGAAAAAAGTTATTTTTCCCAAGATATGACCATGCGTTTTCCTCCCCCTGTCGAAACTATGGAAATCTTCCCCCTTTTAACCGAAGGCCTGCTTCGAGTGGCCAAAGAGCATAACATCAATACGATACACCAGTATGTATCCATCGGCAAAAACCTTCTGTCCAGCCTGCTGTCGATTATTGGAGAAAAGAGCTACAAAACAGACTTTGAAAAAGAACAATCGGCAAGAATGCTTATGGAAAGCGCCGCAGCTGATATGGAAAATTTCCGGGAAGACTTGAAGACCGCCGTGATGTTCCACATCATTATGGATGGTCAAAAAAACGGCACGCCGCAAAGAATCGAGACAAACTTGTTCCATCCCCATGGTGCCCGGTTGACATCTATTGTTGTAGCCATTACAGCCCTGCTGGTTGCACAGAAAGCCTTTAAACCCGGGTGTCACTATGTGGAAAAGGGTATTGATGTTTCCCAGTTTATGCAATTGCTTAAGCAGCAAGAGATAAACTTTGATCAGGCCATAACCGGCCGATTGTAA
- a CDS encoding (Fe-S)-binding protein, with protein MAINDFNNTLHRCFRCGYCKFTADGSGYNCSSYERFMLESYAPGGRLWLIKAWLDKEIEPSKSLCNILFSCTMCGNCAEQCRFPFGPDILDIIMAAREFFLETPKVSAQIKNILESIYLYGNPWRKKQRDRGAWAQGIEIKKFTSECEYLFYVGDIGSYDPVGCRASMALAGILSSAGISFGILSENEYSDGMDVLEMGEEGLFEELANKNILNYQKHGVKKIVCLSPHAFHAFKNKYPKQHGRLHVEHYSQLMAPLISRNMLALTGRFSETVTYHDPCMLGRRNAEYDAPRTILKHIPGLRLVEMERTRENSRCCGGGGGNCFTDFLGGGPEAPARIRVREANDTGAGVLAVSCPACLIMLADAVKAEGLEDQLRVMDISEIVAEVLISSKDKKNSSQTEAVHKDFPGQRSNACYTSGKI; from the coding sequence ATGGCTATCAATGATTTTAACAACACTCTCCACAGATGCTTCCGATGTGGATATTGCAAATTTACCGCAGATGGATCCGGGTATAATTGTTCTTCCTACGAAAGATTCATGCTGGAATCCTATGCCCCGGGAGGACGACTCTGGTTGATCAAGGCATGGTTGGACAAAGAGATAGAGCCGTCGAAAAGCCTATGCAATATCCTTTTTTCATGTACCATGTGCGGCAATTGTGCAGAGCAATGCAGGTTCCCGTTTGGCCCGGATATTCTCGACATAATTATGGCCGCCCGGGAATTTTTTTTAGAAACCCCCAAAGTCTCTGCTCAGATCAAAAATATCCTCGAAAGTATTTACCTTTACGGAAATCCCTGGAGAAAAAAACAAAGGGATCGGGGGGCATGGGCACAAGGGATTGAAATTAAAAAATTCACCTCGGAATGTGAATATCTTTTTTATGTAGGTGATATTGGCTCCTATGATCCAGTCGGATGCCGCGCCTCAATGGCGCTTGCCGGCATCCTCTCTTCTGCGGGAATCTCATTTGGAATTTTAAGCGAAAATGAGTATTCCGATGGTATGGATGTATTAGAGATGGGGGAAGAAGGCCTGTTTGAAGAACTGGCCAATAAAAATATCCTTAACTATCAAAAACATGGGGTAAAAAAAATTGTCTGCCTTTCCCCCCATGCGTTTCATGCCTTCAAAAACAAATATCCAAAACAACATGGCCGGCTCCATGTTGAGCACTACAGCCAATTGATGGCCCCCCTGATATCAAGGAACATGCTTGCACTTACCGGTCGATTCTCTGAAACGGTCACCTATCACGATCCTTGCATGCTTGGTCGTAGAAACGCAGAGTATGATGCCCCCAGAACTATTTTGAAGCATATTCCCGGACTAAGGCTTGTTGAAATGGAGCGAACCAGGGAAAACAGCCGCTGCTGTGGAGGGGGAGGCGGAAATTGTTTTACCGATTTTTTAGGGGGAGGCCCCGAGGCACCGGCGCGTATAAGAGTCCGGGAAGCGAACGATACGGGGGCTGGTGTCCTCGCAGTATCGTGCCCTGCATGCCTAATTATGCTTGCCGACGCTGTCAAGGCGGAAGGCTTGGAAGATCAGCTTCGTGTTATGGATATCTCGGAAATTGTTGCCGAAGTGCTGATTTCTTCAAAGGACAAAAAAAACAGCAGCCAAACAGAAGCTGTCCACAAAGACTTTCCCGGGCAACGATCTAACGCTTGCTATACAAGTGGAAAAATATAA
- a CDS encoding TonB-dependent receptor has product MQLKETIVFVLLVCFGVLAPVPAQTVNAEEKSDSPSKQESDLENTSIEAMTVTAQKREEDVQDVPISMSVFSDMFIEDTGITNLKELTFYTPNLYSQQVVNQNMLMIRGVSSHSVALNTPVGLFVDDIGYPLTFMQNPDLMDIERIEVLKGPQGTLYGRNTESGAINIITKQPGNEMSGKVFVEPAFYDTPDDNVFSLRAGASINGPVLKDRLFFGVSYQYEDSDGYTENIYNNDDKAGKINHHNGQAKVRWTPSDPWDITMLVNGYKTDDGYGYLHYVDGPNQTDRYKVDWDGSNEWTDENNGQALRVNYSGGKYNVTAITTRNEFSTYFINDGEFGPTTYADQIFDFDDTVFSQEFRLSSADETSPLSWLAGVYGFTEKVDALASYFGSTYITDYECDGFAVFGQGTYTLWERLHLTAGLRYDYQDYEGTQTLNTVADPYGAEFDHGAWLPKASASYDFNASAMGYVSVTRGMLAGGYDYGFASSSDTLTFDPEFSWNYEAGLKTSWLDDRVTINVAIFYIDITDKQVQEYINGGPLREISNAAKASSKGAELEISARPAPGWQVFAGIGYADSQFEEWVSDLSGGGTYDFEGNHLTYAPEYTFNAGTQYNHASGFFGRVDLTGCSDFYTDAKNTVNVDGHETVNIKIGYETDSFQISLWCKNLFDEEYITSKSYYFGGHIAQDGAPRMIGTTIVYRF; this is encoded by the coding sequence ATGCAATTAAAGGAAACGATTGTTTTTGTGCTGCTCGTATGCTTTGGGGTTTTAGCTCCCGTTCCTGCACAGACTGTAAATGCAGAAGAGAAATCTGATTCACCATCAAAGCAAGAATCCGACCTGGAGAATACATCCATTGAAGCCATGACCGTGACGGCCCAAAAGAGAGAAGAAGATGTCCAGGATGTGCCCATAAGCATGAGTGTTTTTTCGGATATGTTCATAGAAGATACAGGTATAACAAATCTTAAAGAGCTGACATTTTATACGCCCAACCTTTACAGCCAGCAGGTGGTTAACCAAAACATGCTTATGATCCGCGGAGTCTCTTCCCACTCTGTGGCACTGAATACCCCTGTGGGGCTGTTTGTGGATGATATCGGGTATCCGCTGACATTTATGCAGAATCCGGATCTGATGGATATTGAACGCATAGAGGTTCTCAAAGGCCCACAGGGAACTCTGTACGGCCGCAATACCGAATCCGGGGCGATCAATATCATCACCAAACAGCCCGGCAATGAAATGAGCGGCAAAGTGTTTGTTGAGCCGGCATTCTATGATACGCCGGACGACAATGTGTTCAGTTTGAGGGCAGGGGCAAGTATCAACGGACCGGTGCTCAAAGACCGGCTGTTTTTCGGGGTCTCCTACCAATACGAAGACAGTGACGGGTATACGGAAAATATTTACAATAATGACGATAAAGCAGGAAAAATCAACCATCACAACGGCCAGGCAAAAGTCCGGTGGACCCCAAGTGATCCATGGGATATCACCATGCTGGTCAATGGGTACAAGACCGATGACGGTTACGGTTATCTTCATTATGTTGACGGACCCAACCAGACTGACCGATACAAAGTTGACTGGGACGGCAGCAACGAGTGGACAGACGAAAATAACGGCCAGGCCCTTCGCGTGAACTATTCGGGCGGCAAGTATAATGTGACGGCCATCACCACCCGAAATGAATTTTCCACTTATTTTATTAATGACGGAGAGTTCGGGCCAACCACCTACGCGGATCAGATCTTTGATTTTGACGATACCGTATTCAGCCAAGAGTTTAGGCTCTCTTCGGCAGATGAAACCAGTCCCCTGTCATGGCTCGCCGGTGTATACGGGTTTACTGAAAAGGTGGATGCCCTTGCCTCATATTTCGGTTCAACATACATCACCGACTATGAGTGCGACGGATTTGCCGTTTTCGGGCAGGGCACCTATACCCTTTGGGAGCGACTCCATCTGACTGCGGGCCTTCGTTACGATTACCAGGATTACGAAGGGACCCAAACCTTAAATACCGTTGCAGATCCCTATGGGGCCGAATTCGACCATGGGGCGTGGCTGCCCAAGGCGTCTGCCTCATATGATTTCAACGCATCGGCCATGGGTTATGTCTCTGTAACCCGGGGTATGCTTGCCGGCGGATACGATTATGGTTTTGCCTCAAGCTCCGACACCCTGACCTTTGATCCTGAGTTTTCCTGGAATTATGAAGCCGGATTAAAAACATCCTGGCTTGATGACCGTGTGACCATCAACGTCGCCATCTTTTATATCGATATCACGGACAAACAGGTGCAAGAGTATATCAATGGCGGCCCCTTAAGGGAAATCTCCAATGCTGCAAAGGCTTCTTCAAAGGGGGCTGAACTTGAAATAAGCGCCCGGCCGGCACCTGGATGGCAGGTTTTTGCAGGGATCGGCTATGCCGATTCACAATTTGAAGAATGGGTATCTGATCTGAGCGGCGGCGGCACCTATGACTTTGAAGGCAACCATCTTACCTATGCCCCGGAATACACCTTTAATGCCGGGACACAATACAACCACGCCTCGGGATTTTTCGGCAGGGTGGACCTAACCGGATGCAGCGACTTTTACACGGATGCTAAAAATACGGTAAACGTTGACGGACATGAGACTGTGAATATTAAAATCGGATATGAAACCGACTCTTTTCAGATCAGCCTGTGGTGTAAAAATCTCTTTGACGAAGAATATATCACCAGCAAATCCTACTATTTTGGCGGACATATTGCCCAGGACGGTGCGCCCAGGATGATCGGTACAACCATTGTATACCGGTTCTAA
- a CDS encoding ABC transporter ATP-binding protein, whose product MIDYYKRIMAFLGRDKKRVHVGIVLAFFESMFANMPIVVLLYAFAKIAGGSLIQSDIISLFIVMLLSVLIRMVLTWFIDDFMYLSIYDACERQRLNMGGRFRYFPMGFFTQGNLGRVAAIISIDLTFIEERAIRDLDIMVNAAAMTTIGCVMLSVADIRIGAIAVIASVLSIFLSGLIERACRMESVLRQEQQEKLTEAILEYAMGISVIKAFNLAGKKAGTVEKAIQETKEGSIRFEKQFIPPAFFYQAAFNVATAVIVWASLTFFKNQTLTAELAMIFVVFAFYVFLPAIHLGPAIVTFLVGKACLDRFETLKNHPLMGADGRQIDIENHEIACHNVSFAYDEKKVLKDINFIAKPGTMTALVGQSGSGKTTIANLIVRFWDVKQGAITLGGTDIRTMTTDSLLKNISMVFQRVYLFNDTIKNNIRFGKPDATEEQIIAAARMARCHEFIRALPQGYETMVTEAGSSLSGGEKQRISIARAILKDAPIVLLDEATASIDPDNQKHIQEAIGELVKNKTLIVIAHRLSTIQHADQIIVLDNGKIAETGRHQELLEKQGVYHQLWTRRMTARRWEMRGRF is encoded by the coding sequence ATGATTGACTATTATAAGCGCATCATGGCCTTTTTGGGCAGGGACAAAAAACGGGTTCACGTGGGGATTGTTCTGGCATTTTTTGAAAGCATGTTCGCCAACATGCCCATTGTCGTGCTCCTGTATGCCTTTGCTAAAATTGCGGGTGGGTCATTGATTCAAAGCGATATTATTTCGCTTTTTATCGTGATGCTTTTGTCCGTGCTTATTAGAATGGTGCTGACTTGGTTTATTGATGATTTCATGTATCTTTCCATCTATGATGCATGTGAAAGACAGCGGCTTAATATGGGCGGCCGGTTCCGGTATTTCCCCATGGGATTTTTTACACAGGGGAATTTGGGCAGGGTTGCCGCAATTATTTCCATTGATCTCACCTTTATTGAAGAAAGAGCCATACGTGACCTGGATATCATGGTCAACGCCGCTGCAATGACCACGATTGGCTGTGTTATGCTATCTGTTGCGGACATCCGGATCGGAGCCATTGCCGTAATCGCGTCTGTACTTTCAATTTTTCTTTCCGGTCTTATAGAACGAGCCTGCCGTATGGAGTCCGTTCTCAGGCAGGAGCAGCAGGAAAAACTTACGGAAGCCATACTGGAATACGCCATGGGGATTTCGGTGATTAAGGCGTTTAATCTTGCGGGGAAAAAAGCAGGGACCGTTGAAAAGGCGATTCAGGAGACCAAAGAAGGCAGCATTCGGTTTGAAAAGCAATTTATCCCACCCGCTTTTTTTTATCAGGCTGCCTTTAATGTGGCAACGGCTGTGATAGTTTGGGCCAGCCTTACATTTTTTAAAAACCAAACGCTCACTGCTGAATTGGCAATGATTTTTGTGGTTTTTGCTTTTTACGTGTTTTTGCCGGCAATACATCTGGGACCCGCCATTGTTACTTTTTTAGTAGGAAAAGCCTGTCTTGATCGTTTTGAAACACTTAAAAATCATCCCCTCATGGGGGCTGACGGAAGACAAATAGACATAGAAAACCATGAAATAGCCTGCCATAATGTCAGCTTTGCCTATGATGAAAAAAAGGTGCTCAAAGATATCAATTTTATAGCCAAACCAGGCACCATGACTGCACTTGTGGGCCAGTCAGGTTCCGGCAAAACAACCATTGCCAATCTCATTGTCCGATTCTGGGACGTAAAACAGGGAGCCATCACCTTAGGTGGCACAGACATCAGAACAATGACCACCGACTCCCTGTTAAAAAATATCAGTATGGTGTTCCAGCGGGTCTACCTGTTTAATGACACCATAAAAAATAATATCAGATTCGGAAAACCCGATGCCACCGAGGAACAGATCATAGCAGCAGCCCGAATGGCTCGTTGCCATGAGTTTATCAGGGCGTTGCCCCAAGGATATGAGACCATGGTTACCGAAGCGGGCAGCTCCCTTTCCGGCGGAGAAAAGCAACGAATTTCCATTGCCAGGGCCATCCTCAAGGACGCTCCCATTGTTTTGCTAGATGAAGCCACGGCAAGCATAGATCCTGATAACCAAAAACACATCCAGGAAGCCATTGGTGAACTTGTTAAAAACAAGACCCTGATCGTCATCGCCCACCGCTTGTCAACCATTCAGCATGCCGACCAAATTATTGTCCTTGATAACGGAAAAATTGCTGAAACCGGCAGGCACCAAGAGTTGCTTGAAAAACAAGGTGTATATCATCAACTGTGGACAAGGCGAATGACTGCCCGTCGCTGGGAGATGAGAGGGCGTTTTTAA
- a CDS encoding FAD-binding oxidoreductase, translated as MSSYHDLFHPLEKILGNEHVSCRQEDLFVYSRDLGAGSPGRADAVVLPGNAKEVQKVLALANDRGVPVVPWGGGLNLSGLTIPRRGGIVLDMRRMNRIVEVNEAGSYALIEAGVTIGQLSSHLLEKKTDLRCSFPDAPPGATMVANALFYGSGPLCRYGSHSEMINGLEAVLPGGQVLKTGSCALSSSWFGRSCLPDLTGLFINWFGTTGVVTRMAIRLFPRHAIRSLEIFQVLDTGNLDKIMKTVAATEMAEDILVITMAPAGTVMIFLLVYIVADSQEEENFKKSIIGQLFSCQSKDRRNVTHLSHDLFPPGLLKEFINEPKPGYAVAQTADLKKGGGFEYTGANIPMESLPRAFELGTKISAQYGFSPSFTIRAMGIAHNVIFTFVYPFNRSDPASVAQSRMALSETTKMVIDIGGIPWKPDAKEQGKIMDRMDPEAVLLMKQIRSVIDPKGIMNPGNWE; from the coding sequence ATGTCATCTTACCATGATCTATTTCATCCACTTGAAAAAATTTTAGGCAATGAACATGTCTCTTGCCGACAAGAAGATCTTTTTGTTTATTCTAGAGATCTGGGGGCTGGAAGCCCTGGAAGAGCAGATGCAGTTGTATTGCCGGGAAATGCTAAAGAAGTTCAGAAGGTACTTGCCCTTGCCAATGACAGAGGCGTTCCCGTGGTTCCATGGGGAGGGGGACTCAACCTCTCTGGACTAACTATTCCCCGTCGTGGCGGTATCGTTCTGGATATGAGGCGAATGAACCGGATTGTCGAGGTGAATGAAGCCGGCAGTTATGCCCTAATTGAAGCCGGGGTGACCATCGGTCAGCTTTCTTCCCACCTGCTTGAAAAAAAAACGGACTTAAGGTGTTCTTTTCCGGACGCCCCCCCTGGAGCTACCATGGTGGCAAACGCACTATTTTATGGTTCAGGCCCTTTGTGCCGGTATGGAAGTCATAGCGAAATGATCAACGGGCTTGAGGCTGTCCTCCCGGGAGGACAGGTATTGAAAACCGGATCTTGTGCCCTTTCTTCCTCCTGGTTTGGGAGATCCTGCCTTCCAGATCTAACCGGTTTGTTCATCAATTGGTTCGGGACCACCGGCGTTGTGACCCGGATGGCCATACGACTTTTTCCCAGGCATGCCATCCGAAGCCTGGAGATATTTCAGGTCCTTGATACCGGCAACCTGGACAAGATCATGAAAACGGTTGCTGCCACTGAAATGGCTGAGGATATTCTGGTGATCACCATGGCGCCTGCAGGAACGGTTATGATTTTTTTACTGGTATATATTGTTGCCGATTCCCAGGAGGAAGAAAACTTTAAAAAGAGTATAATTGGACAGCTGTTTTCCTGCCAAAGCAAGGATCGCCGTAATGTAACTCATCTTTCCCATGATTTATTTCCCCCGGGACTGCTGAAAGAATTTATCAATGAGCCCAAGCCAGGTTACGCAGTCGCCCAGACAGCAGACCTCAAGAAAGGGGGCGGATTCGAATATACGGGCGCCAATATCCCCATGGAGAGTTTGCCTCGTGCCTTTGAGCTTGGAACAAAAATTTCTGCCCAGTACGGTTTTTCCCCCTCTTTCACCATCCGGGCCATGGGTATTGCTCACAATGTCATATTTACCTTTGTATATCCTTTCAACCGATCCGATCCGGCAAGTGTCGCGCAGTCCCGGATGGCGCTTTCTGAAACGACGAAAATGGTTATTGATATTGGCGGTATCCCATGGAAACCCGATGCAAAGGAGCAAGGAAAGATCATGGACCGTATGGACCCTGAAGCTGTTTTATTGATGAAGCAGATCCGAAGCGTTATCGATCCGAAAGGAATTATGAATCCTGGGAACTGGGAGTAA
- a CDS encoding DUF4198 domain-containing protein yields MGSKTQRRGCGCPKNIKGMLYRAAAVSYFTVGKWQAPHSLGYDLKIIPLTDLSNIRVGDLVKFKVLFMGKNLNRSSEISIEYIMAVSDSFGGSDGFTLSCHIFSRRSNVNHVPNKTVDMTWM; encoded by the coding sequence ATGGGCAGCAAAACTCAAAGACGAGGTTGCGGATGCCCAAAAAATATTAAGGGAATGCTGTATAGGGCTGCTGCTGTATCTTATTTCACCGTAGGGAAATGGCAGGCCCCCCATTCCTTGGGCTATGACCTGAAGATCATTCCATTAACTGATCTTTCCAATATCCGGGTCGGCGACCTGGTAAAATTCAAAGTTCTTTTCATGGGGAAAAATTTGAATAGATCTTCGGAAATCAGCATTGAATATATCATGGCTGTATCGGACTCCTTTGGCGGATCAGATGGATTCACCCTTTCGTGCCACATTTTTTCGCGTAGAAGCAACGTGAATCATGTCCCCAATAAAACTGTGGACATGACTTGGATGTAA
- a CDS encoding DUF6064 family protein, with product MTAVFWQYMENYNRGIFPMQAVFLIIAAMLVASLYLGNGPVVNRLIKSYFAFIYIWFGVVLCIVFIPDEFIISNLIMGLIYLVIGVLFFLDIFNQKTVFTISRNPAIKWVTLFLIIFSFAFFPLINYLNGIPAARLPLVGSLFCPTSILALALFAGSAPDVDKKNLILLSCLSIYTGIVALILFKIYTDGVLMLAGLYGLFMLYIRRRGNTAFFSSFEKEV from the coding sequence ATGACAGCAGTTTTTTGGCAGTATATGGAAAACTATAACCGTGGTATTTTTCCAATGCAAGCCGTATTTCTGATTATAGCGGCAATGCTTGTGGCATCGCTCTATTTGGGCAATGGTCCTGTGGTTAACCGGCTTATCAAATCCTACTTCGCATTTATCTATATTTGGTTTGGAGTTGTTTTGTGCATTGTATTTATCCCCGATGAATTTATAATTTCAAATTTGATAATGGGTTTGATTTACCTTGTTATCGGAGTGCTTTTCTTTTTGGATATCTTCAACCAGAAAACCGTGTTCACAATCTCTCGGAACCCTGCGATCAAATGGGTTACCCTGTTTTTAATTATTTTTTCCTTTGCTTTTTTCCCGCTGATCAATTATCTGAACGGAATTCCAGCGGCTCGACTTCCTTTAGTGGGGTCACTGTTCTGTCCCACTTCTATATTGGCTCTGGCACTATTTGCCGGATCCGCTCCTGATGTGGATAAAAAGAATTTAATTCTTTTATCATGTCTTTCTATCTATACAGGAATTGTCGCACTTATCCTTTTTAAAATTTATACTGATGGTGTTCTCATGTTGGCAGGCCTTTACGGATTATTTATGCTGTATATCAGGCGCAGGGGCAATACGGCCTTTTTTAGCTCTTTTGAAAAAGAGGTCTAA
- a CDS encoding ABC transporter ATP-binding protein has protein sequence MKKNLQKQTDILSFTAPYRGKLIVCVCELLLSSAANIAAYLVVANIFSKIFAGSTLTSDYILFTAGLVLIFMLIKNGCEYLGLDVSHVVAYSIIADIRKALAHKFLKIPMGSVRKRGHGEIKKNFVDNIEEMEMLLAHMIPEGIANIASLVVAVVALFVISYKMGLGLIGMVLIGVTAYALMFIKGVKKLKVYYASSKNMNNNIVHYINGMEVIKVFNQTATSYKKYSDSISDFKIYTKEWAKSSWKYTAVYKVIMTSPLLFVLPVGLSLYLGGQLSIHGLVLSAMLTLSMGGPLLRLISFVSSIAILREKATHITAILKEEELNESSNPKCPEYFDIDISDLCFAYTDKNVLEDIRLSFPPSTLTALVGESGAGKTTLARLLMRFWEYQAGDIKIGGVCLRDIPFDYLMQSISYVSQDNFLFRMSIEENIGMGKPDATKEEIILAAKAACCHDFIMATPQGYDTVVTASGATLSGGERQRITIARAIIKNAPIIILDEATSFTDPENEDKLQEGLNELIRGKTVIVIAHRLSTIVNANQIVVLENGKVHKTGRHTQLLENSEIYRQLWNAHENVSGWSIAVGGEAE, from the coding sequence ATGAAAAAAAACTTACAAAAACAAACCGATATACTGAGTTTTACCGCACCTTACAGGGGTAAATTAATTGTGTGTGTGTGCGAACTGTTACTGAGCAGCGCGGCAAATATAGCCGCCTATCTTGTGGTGGCAAATATCTTTTCAAAGATATTTGCCGGTAGCACTCTGACTTCGGATTATATACTTTTCACAGCAGGACTTGTCCTTATTTTTATGCTCATAAAAAACGGATGCGAGTATTTGGGCCTGGATGTTTCCCATGTTGTAGCCTACAGCATCATAGCTGATATCAGAAAGGCCCTTGCACATAAATTTTTAAAAATACCCATGGGAAGTGTTCGCAAAAGAGGACACGGGGAGATCAAAAAAAATTTTGTGGATAATATAGAAGAGATGGAAATGCTTTTGGCACACATGATTCCCGAAGGTATTGCTAATATAGCATCTCTGGTTGTTGCTGTCGTCGCCCTTTTTGTGATCAGCTATAAAATGGGTTTGGGCTTGATTGGCATGGTCCTTATTGGTGTGACAGCCTATGCGCTCATGTTTATTAAAGGTGTAAAAAAGTTAAAAGTCTACTATGCATCTTCCAAAAACATGAATAACAATATCGTTCACTATATTAACGGGATGGAGGTTATCAAAGTTTTTAACCAAACTGCCACTTCTTACAAAAAATACAGTGATTCTATTTCGGATTTTAAAATTTATACAAAGGAATGGGCCAAATCCTCATGGAAATACACTGCTGTATACAAAGTCATTATGACATCGCCCCTCCTATTTGTCCTGCCTGTGGGACTTAGCCTATATCTCGGCGGTCAGTTGAGCATCCACGGTTTGGTTCTCTCGGCCATGCTGACTCTTAGCATGGGCGGCCCGCTTCTGCGGTTGATATCTTTTGTCTCCTCCATTGCCATATTACGGGAAAAAGCTACCCATATCACGGCAATTCTAAAAGAAGAAGAGTTAAATGAAAGCAGTAACCCCAAGTGCCCGGAGTACTTTGATATTGATATTTCAGACTTGTGTTTTGCCTATACTGATAAAAATGTTTTGGAAGATATCCGGCTCTCTTTTCCCCCAAGTACCCTTACCGCACTTGTGGGGGAATCAGGTGCCGGAAAAACTACACTGGCAAGACTTTTGATGCGTTTTTGGGAATATCAGGCCGGGGATATAAAAATCGGAGGCGTTTGTCTTAGGGATATTCCCTTTGATTACTTAATGCAGTCCATCAGTTATGTGTCCCAGGACAATTTTTTGTTCCGCATGTCCATAGAAGAAAATATTGGCATGGGCAAGCCCGACGCCACAAAAGAAGAAATAATTCTGGCGGCAAAAGCCGCTTGCTGCCATGATTTTATCATGGCCACACCCCAGGGATATGATACCGTTGTCACAGCTTCGGGCGCCACACTGTCCGGCGGAGAGCGGCAAAGAATCACGATCGCCCGGGCAATCATCAAAAATGCGCCGATTATTATTCTGGATGAGGCAACTTCCTTTACCGACCCTGAAAATGAAGACAAACTTCAGGAGGGACTGAATGAGTTGATCAGGGGCAAAACCGTTATCGTTATAGCCCATCGTTTATCCACTATTGTCAATGCGAACCAGATTGTGGTGCTGGAAAACGGTAAAGTGCATAAGACAGGCAGACACACCCAGCTGTTAGAGAACAGTGAAATTTATCGGCAATTATGGAACGCCCATGAAAATGTTAGCGGATGGAGTATCGCCGTTGGAGGAGAAGCTGAATGA